In the Candidatus Auribacterota bacterium genome, TGAATTCATTGCCAGTTGAGGCTTATATGCTAAACCCCAGGTGGAATTGTCTATCTGGACCTGAGGAGCAGGCCAGCTCGAACTTCCCGCATCATAGCGCCTCCCGTACATACGATCTGCAGAAATTGGACCATAGGAGAATACTGCAAGCGCATTACCGCTCGCATCAAGGGCGGCATGCGGGGACAATGCCTCCGTACCACCGGCATTCGCATCAATAATGCTCGCTCTGGTCCATGTCCATCCGGACACATAGTAATTCGCACAGGCGTGGTAATTACCCAATGCTGTGCTCTCTACAAACACGGCCATGGCATTGCCGTTCTGACCTATCGATATCCCGGGGGTGTTTGTAGATCCTCCCAGGTTGCTATCTACCGCCACAGGCGTACTCCAGCCTGAGCCGGGAACATAGTGATTCACGTAGATACGATTCCCCGCTCCGTTCCAATCACGAAAGATTGCTATGGCGCTACCGTTCGGTCCCATCGAGATCTGCGGTAAATTAAAAGGATCACCCGACCCTGGATCAATAGGCTGGGCGCCTTCCCAGACCTGACACATTCCGCTGCCTGTGAGGATAATCATCGCAACAGCTGCCAATAAAAACCCTTGCATCTTCATAGCCGTTCCTCCTCTCTTGTGAGGTTATATTATCGCTATACACAATCATTATACCGAGTATAGTTAACAATTCCCAGACATTACGATTATATTCCACAGCGAAATGAGCACGTCAATCACAACATGATATGCAGAGCGCTCTATCCGCCCCTAATACATTCGCATTGACAGAGATGCCTCTCGTGTTATCCTAATTTCATATCACACTATCACCAATGAAAATTTGCCGAACCGATTTATTTTCTCTAGGGGCACTGCTGATCTTGCAGGCACTCCTCTTCCCGCCCGCCACCTTCACCTCCTCGAACCTGCTGGTTTCAAAATACAGCGACGTAATCACGCAGCATCTCCCCCACCAGCTCTTCATCAGGCAATCGCTCTTTCAGGATAAGCGCCTCCCTCTCTGGAATCCCCATGAATGCGCGGGGACTCCCGCCTTTCCGAACCCGCTCTATCTCACATTCGCCTTTCCGCACCTGCTGCTGATCTGGCTTACTCCCCCCCTGGCAATGAATGTTGGATTCTTTCTACATATCTTTCTTGCCGGCGCATTGACTTATGCGTTCGCGCGGCAGATCGGCTGCGCCCGCACCGCGTCGCTCTTCGCCGCACTCGTTTTTTCACTCGGCGCAAGGAGCCTCTCCCAGGTTCAGGCGGGGGCATATCCCAATGTGGTCTATCTTGCTTACATTCCGCTCTTTTTTATTTGCGCCGAACGATGCATCACCAGCCCCGACCGGCGCGCGTCATTGACCATGGCGGCATGCATGACGCTCGCACTGCTGACGGGCGAAATACAGATGTATATCTACTCAGTACTATTGGTAATTCTCTTTTCGCTGCTAAGATGCCGTTGCACCCCCGATCAGATGAGGGCAGTCACTTCACCCGGGAAGGCACTTCGCTCCGTTCTTGTCGGAATGATCCTCTCTCTCCCGCTCTCCGCATTCTATATCATCCCCGCATGCCATCTCTACCCACTGCTCACGCGATCACTGCCTCTCGGCAAAGCCCAGTTCTCCCTGATGCCGGCCCTGTCAAACCTGAGTCTTCTGCTCAATCCGTACCTTCTCAGCGATTTCACCCCTTCCACTGAGCTCCCGTGGGAATCCGCTCTCTACGTCGGCCTCGCGCCGCTCATGGTCATTGCATGGATGCTTTTCCAAAAATCATCACGCCGCGACCTCCGCCTCTGGGGCTCGCTCACCGTCGTCACGCTGCTCTTTTCCCTCCGGGAGCTGAAACCACTCCACCTCCTCTTGAACATGATCTTCCCCGCGATCACACCGTTCCGCAACCCCGGGCGCATGCTCTTCTTCTTCCCCTTTTTTGCCGCACTGCTCGCGGGGCGGGGGCTGCACGTTTTCTCCTTCTCCCATTCACCGGGTGAAGGGAGCCGTGCCGCCCGATTCTGGCTCTGCGTTTTACTCATCGCCATTATTATGCTGTGCAGTGCATTTGCGCGGCTCTCCCGAGAAGACATAGGCACCCTCATGCACAACTATTGCCAACGATTCTCCAGCTTCTTCGGGAGCGGGCAGCTCGGCATCCTCGATATGCACACGCTGCGGCGAGAGGCATCTTCTTTCAAAACGGCCATGCTCAGCTCGCTGGTGTTCCAATCTATGATTATGACGGTGCTTTCTGCCCTCTTCATCCTCAGGGATAACCGGAGGATACCACTCCATATATTCAGCATTTTCCTGCTCGCGGCTGCATACGCCGATCTTTTTTACTTCGGGCAACAGTATCTCGAGGTCCACCCCATGGAGGAAATCTACCCCCCTTCCATGCTTTACCGGTCTCTCGAACGGGCAGGGCATACGTCCCGGCTTCTCGATATGTCCGCGCGGCCCGTAGCGCCCTTCTGGACAGCCCTCCCGTTCTTCCAGAGCACAGGCCTTGGCGTGTCCCGTGTCGACGGATATACGCCCGTCAATCTCACGTCGTATGTGCGTTATATTGATCTGCTGCGCGGCCGATCAAAGACAGCCTGGCCGAGGTGGGGCATCACGGTCCCCTCCATCCAGCATCCATCGCTCCTCTCTCTTCTGAATACGGACTTCTTAATTTCTGAATCACCGCGTGCGCTGACGTCGCTCACGCTCGTCGAGGAGTTCAGGGATGTGCCGGTGTACAGGCAGTTTCTCGGAGCCGGAGTCCTTCCCCGCCTTTTCCTGTACCGCAACACCGATTCCTTTCCCAATGCATGGCTCGTCCCCGATGCCGAGGTCTGCGAATCTCCGGAAGAAGACCGACGGATGACCACTCTCGATTTCCGCCAGGAGGTCCTTCTCCCGCGCGGTTCGCGACCACTCAACGGGGGGGAACCGTACCGCGCTGTTCCGATTTCTCGCCACGGGCCTGACCTGATCAGCATGGAGATGGAAACGCGCCGACCCTCCTACCTGTGCCTGAGCGAGATCTGGGCTCCCGGATGGAGGGCGACAGACAATGGGGCGAGCGTGGAAGTGGCAAGGATCAATACGACTTTCCGGGGCATCTACCTGGAGCCGGGGAAGCACTCCGTGCGCCTGAACTATCGGCCGCCGGGGATTGGCGTGGGGCTTGTGGTATCCGCCACGACTGCGGTCGTACTTATCGCAGTTGCTCTGAGTGCAAAAAAGAGGAGGTTAGGTTCAGTATAAAAATAAGCCGCGGATTATTGCCGATTGGCGCGGGTTGTCCCCGAGCAGCAATAGTTCACCATAGTACATCCCCGCGTAATGAGTTGGTTATGCGGGGTGCATATTTGTAGGGGTTCGATCCTTCGGCTGCGCTCAGGACAAGTTTTATCGAATTCGGGCCCTTACGGGCAAGCGCGATACCTGCCCGGCTCCAGACGGGAATCGCGCCCCTACACCACAACATACTGCACTTTCCCCCATAAGTGACCCAGTACATCCTCGTTTGGCTTTTACTTCTTCTTCAGCAATTTGGCGAACTCTCCCTCAGTCAGTATGGCCACGCCGAGCCCCTTCGCCTTCTCGTACTTGGAACCGGGATCGGCGCCGGCGACGACGTAGCCTGTCTTTGCGCTGATGCTTCCCGAGGCGCGGCCGCCGGCGTCCTCGACGAGCTTTTCGGCTTCCTCCCTGCTGAATTTCTCCAGGGTTCCCGTGAACACAAACGTCTTCCCGTCCAGTGCACCCGTCGCCGGCTTCTTTACCGTAGCGTAGCGCACGCCGCCCTTCATAAGCCTTTCGATGGCCGCTGTGTTCTCCTTCTGGCGGAAGAAGGTCGCGATGCTCTGGGCGATCTGCGGGCCTATTTCCCTGGTGGCCATGAGATCTTCCTCGCCAGCCTTCTCAAGCTTATCCAGGGAGCCGAATGTCTTTGCCAGAACTTTCGCGACGTGCTCGCCGACGTGCCTGATGCCAAGGCCGAAGATGAGCCGCTCGAGCGTCGTGTCGCGGCTCGTGTCAATAGCCTCGAGGAGATTGGTTGCCGACTTCTCCGCCATGCGCTCGAGCGAGAGGATGTCCTCCTTCGTGAGATAGTACAGGTCCGCGACGCTCTTCACCGTGCCCGTGTCCACAAGCTGCTCGATCAGCTTTTCCCCGAGACCGTCAATATCCATCGCCCGGCGTGAGGCGAAGTGCCGGATATTCTCCTTGAGCTGCGCCGGGCATGAGATGCCCGTGCAGCGCGCTACCGCCTCCCCCTCAAGCCTCACCACATCCGCGCCGCACACGGGGCACTTCTTCGGCAGCGTATACCGTTTCGCGCCGGCAGGCCGTTTGCCCGCGATCATCTTGACCACCTCGGGGATCACGTCCCCGGCGCGCTGCACGACGACCGTGTCACCCACCCGCACGTCCTTTCGGTCCACCTCATCCTGGTTGTGGAGCGTCGCCCGTTTCACCTCGACGCCGCCGATGCGCACGGGCTCCATGATCGCCACGGGCGTCAGCGCGCCCGTCCGTCCCACCTGCGCGACGATATCCAGGATCAGCGTCGTCTCCTGCTTGGGGGGGAACTTATAGGCGACCGCCCAGCGCGGGCTGCGGCTGATGATGCCGAGCCTCTCCTGCAGGGCGAAACTGTTCACCTTGACCACCACGCCGTCAATCTCGTAGGGGAGTTTTTCCCTGACGGGCAGCATCTCGGCGCAGTAGTCGATCGCCTCCTCTATGCCACAGCACTTCCGGACGTGGCCATTCACCCTCAGGCCCCACTTCGGCAGCTGCTGGAGGAAATCCCACTGGCTCTCGAACCTCCACCCCTCTACCTTCCCGAGCGCGTAGATGAAAACATTGAGGGGGCGCCCCGCGGTGATTGACGGGTCGAGCTGCCGGAGCGAGCCGGCGGCAGCGTTGCGGGGATTCGCGAAAAGCGGCTCGCCCCGCTTCTCCCTCTTTCTGTTCAACGCCTCAAAGTTTTTGATATCCATGTAGACCTCGCCGCGCACCTCGAGCCGGCGGGGCAGATCCGCACCCTTCCCCCTGAGCCTGAGCGGCAACGCGCGGATAGTCTTCAGGTTGGTCGTCACATCCTCGCCGGTGACGCCATCGCCCCTTGTCGATCCCACCACAAACATCCCCTTTTCATAGACGAGCTCGATCCCCAATCCGTCGAATTTCGGCTCAGCCACATACTCAACGCGCTCATCCTCCGCACGCCTGAGAAAACGCTTGACCTTTCTGTCGAATTCCCTCGTCTCGT is a window encoding:
- the ligA gene encoding NAD-dependent DNA ligase LigA codes for the protein MDRENAKREIEKLRAAIEHHNWRYYVLDDPEISDAQYDDLMRLLTDLEEQFPEFRTPTSPTQRVGAAPLDEFAQVRHSTPMLSLSNSTGENETREFDRKVKRFLRRAEDERVEYVAEPKFDGLGIELVYEKGMFVVGSTRGDGVTGEDVTTNLKTIRALPLRLRGKGADLPRRLEVRGEVYMDIKNFEALNRKREKRGEPLFANPRNAAAGSLRQLDPSITAGRPLNVFIYALGKVEGWRFESQWDFLQQLPKWGLRVNGHVRKCCGIEEAIDYCAEMLPVREKLPYEIDGVVVKVNSFALQERLGIISRSPRWAVAYKFPPKQETTLILDIVAQVGRTGALTPVAIMEPVRIGGVEVKRATLHNQDEVDRKDVRVGDTVVVQRAGDVIPEVVKMIAGKRPAGAKRYTLPKKCPVCGADVVRLEGEAVARCTGISCPAQLKENIRHFASRRAMDIDGLGEKLIEQLVDTGTVKSVADLYYLTKEDILSLERMAEKSATNLLEAIDTSRDTTLERLIFGLGIRHVGEHVAKVLAKTFGSLDKLEKAGEEDLMATREIGPQIAQSIATFFRQKENTAAIERLMKGGVRYATVKKPATGALDGKTFVFTGTLEKFSREEAEKLVEDAGGRASGSISAKTGYVVAGADPGSKYEKAKGLGVAILTEGEFAKLLKKK
- a CDS encoding YfhO family protein, producing the protein MQALLFPPATFTSSNLLVSKYSDVITQHLPHQLFIRQSLFQDKRLPLWNPHECAGTPAFPNPLYLTFAFPHLLLIWLTPPLAMNVGFFLHIFLAGALTYAFARQIGCARTASLFAALVFSLGARSLSQVQAGAYPNVVYLAYIPLFFICAERCITSPDRRASLTMAACMTLALLTGEIQMYIYSVLLVILFSLLRCRCTPDQMRAVTSPGKALRSVLVGMILSLPLSAFYIIPACHLYPLLTRSLPLGKAQFSLMPALSNLSLLLNPYLLSDFTPSTELPWESALYVGLAPLMVIAWMLFQKSSRRDLRLWGSLTVVTLLFSLRELKPLHLLLNMIFPAITPFRNPGRMLFFFPFFAALLAGRGLHVFSFSHSPGEGSRAARFWLCVLLIAIIMLCSAFARLSREDIGTLMHNYCQRFSSFFGSGQLGILDMHTLRREASSFKTAMLSSLVFQSMIMTVLSALFILRDNRRIPLHIFSIFLLAAAYADLFYFGQQYLEVHPMEEIYPPSMLYRSLERAGHTSRLLDMSARPVAPFWTALPFFQSTGLGVSRVDGYTPVNLTSYVRYIDLLRGRSKTAWPRWGITVPSIQHPSLLSLLNTDFLISESPRALTSLTLVEEFRDVPVYRQFLGAGVLPRLFLYRNTDSFPNAWLVPDAEVCESPEEDRRMTTLDFRQEVLLPRGSRPLNGGEPYRAVPISRHGPDLISMEMETRRPSYLCLSEIWAPGWRATDNGASVEVARINTTFRGIYLEPGKHSVRLNYRPPGIGVGLVVSATTAVVLIAVALSAKKRRLGSV